One window of Salminus brasiliensis chromosome 16, fSalBra1.hap2, whole genome shotgun sequence genomic DNA carries:
- the rabgef1 gene encoding rab5 GDP/GTP exchange factor isoform X2 — translation MSQRSERRGIHVDQSELLCKKGCGYYGNAAWQGLCSKCWREEYQRARQKQIQEDWALAEKLQREEEAAYASSHGSQSQSPAQPSQSQPSLTPFSKFEEKKTNEKTRKVTTVKKFFSPSSRTAPKKGTTSMSERERDEERERREKFQGRRESHGETLLRDLKGIFTQNWEMSSPTEESHEGKSHSPSFTRQPSVETDRVSRDFVDFLKNLQKPGREIHKQSRAFIESMANKKDLGADELSECVQDFYQNMSDRLMSHFKGSSEKVERVMDQVEKYIMTRLYKSVFCPETTDDEKKDLATQHRIRALHWVTIQMLCVPVDEEILEVADSVVKAITDIIEMDSKRVPRDKLACITSCSKHIFNAIKVTKKEPASADDFLPTLIYIVLKANPPRLQSNIQYITRFCNPSRLMTGEDGYYFTNLCCAVAFIEKLDAQSLNLSPEDFERYMSGQVSPRRQDDPGSWTDSGSSINPLISQLHHNLDVLSSLEKRQQQVVDGAMALQTELNEWQDSVAREVQEILEKYPLEIKPRASAIDAENVENDRLPPPLQPQVFAG, via the exons ATGAGTCAACGGTCCGAGCGCCGGGGGATCCACGTCGACCAGTCGGAGCTGCTGTGTAAGAAAGGCTGTGGTTACTATGGAAACGCCGCCTGGCAGGGTCTGTGCTCTAAGTGCTGGCGGGAGGAGTACCAGCGGGCACGGCAGAAACAGATCCAGGAGGACTGGGCCCTGGCCGAAAA GTTGCAGAGGGAGGAGGAAGCGGCCTACGCTAGCAGTCATGGGTCTCAGTCACAGTCTCCAGCTCAGCCGTCTCAGTCTCAGCCCAGCCTCACACCTTTCTCCAAGTTTGAGGAGAAGAAGACCAATGAGAAAACTCGGAAAGTGACTACAGTGAAGAAGTTCTTCAGCCCGTCCTCTCGCACCGCACCTAAAAAAGGTACGACATCCA tgtctgagagagagagggatgaggagagagagagaagggagaagtTTCAGGGCAGGAGGGAGAGCCACGGGGAGACGCTGCTGAGGGACCTGAAGGGCATTTTTACCCAAAACTGGGAGATGAGCTCTCCTACTGAAG AGAGCCACGAGGGAAAGTCACACAGTCCGTCCTTCACACGGCAGCCGAGCGTGGAGACCGACCGAGTGTCCagagactttgtggacttcctGAAGAACCTGCAGAAACCTGGGCGGGAAATCCACAAACAGAGCCGAGCGTTCATTGAGAGCATGGCCAACAAAAAG GACCTGGGTGCTGATGAGCTCTCGGAGTGTGTGCAGGACTTCTACCAAAACATGTCTGACCGGCTAATGTCCCATTTTAAAG GCTCTTCTGAAAAGGTGGAGCGGGTGATGGATCAGGTGGAGAAGTACATCATGACCCGCCTCTATAAGAGTGTGTTCTGTCCCGAGACGACGGACGATGAGAAGAAAGACCTGGCCACGCAGCACAGGATCCG GGCGTTACACTGGGTAACCATCCAGATGCTGTGTGTCCCTGTGGATGAGGAAATCCTGGAGGTGGCCGACAGCGTAGTGAAGGCTATTACAG ATATCATTGAGATGGACTCTAAACGTGTGCCCAGAGATAAGCTAGCTTGCATCACCAGCTGCAGCAAACACATCTTCAACGCCATTAAAGTCACTAAGAAAGAGCCGGCCTCAGCTGACGATTTCCTGCCCACCCTCATCTACATCGTACTGAAAGCCAACCCCCCCAGACTACAGTCCAACATCCAGTACATCACCCGCTTCTGCAACCCCAGCCGCCTGATGACCGGCGAGGATGGCTATTACTTCACTAACCTG TGCTGTGCGGTGGCATTTATTGAAAAGTTGGACGCCCAGTCTCTGAACCTGAGCCCAGAGGATTTTGAGCGCTACATGTCCGGCCAGGTGTCTCCGCGGAGACAAGACGACCCGGGCTCCTGGACGGACTCCGGCTCCAGCATCAATCCCTTGATCAGTCAGTTACACCACAACCTGGACGTGCTGTCGAGTCTGGAGAAGCGGCAGCAGCAGGTTGTGGACGGAGCGATGGCCCTGCAGACTGAACTGAACGAGTGGCAGGACAGCGTGGCTCGGGAAGTTCAGGAAATCTTGGAAAAATACCCGCTGGAGATCAAACCACGGGCTTCAGCCATAGACGCCGAAAACGTCGAGAACGACAGGCTTCCTCCACCGCTCCAGCCGCAGGTGTTCGCtggctag
- the rabgef1 gene encoding rab5 GDP/GTP exchange factor isoform X1 has protein sequence MSQRSERRGIHVDQSELLCKKGCGYYGNAAWQGLCSKCWREEYQRARQKQIQEDWALAEKLQREEEAAYASSHGSQSQSPAQPSQSQPSLTPFSKFEEKKTNEKTRKVTTVKKFFSPSSRTAPKKESHEGKSHSPSFTRQPSVETDRVSRDFVDFLKNLQKPGREIHKQSRAFIESMANKKDLGADELSECVQDFYQNMSDRLMSHFKGSSEKVERVMDQVEKYIMTRLYKSVFCPETTDDEKKDLATQHRIRALHWVTIQMLCVPVDEEILEVADSVVKAITDIIEMDSKRVPRDKLACITSCSKHIFNAIKVTKKEPASADDFLPTLIYIVLKANPPRLQSNIQYITRFCNPSRLMTGEDGYYFTNLCCAVAFIEKLDAQSLNLSPEDFERYMSGQVSPRRQDDPGSWTDSGSSINPLISQLHHNLDVLSSLEKRQQQVVDGAMALQTELNEWQDSVAREVQEILEKYPLEIKPRASAIDAENVENDRLPPPLQPQVFAG, from the exons ATGAGTCAACGGTCCGAGCGCCGGGGGATCCACGTCGACCAGTCGGAGCTGCTGTGTAAGAAAGGCTGTGGTTACTATGGAAACGCCGCCTGGCAGGGTCTGTGCTCTAAGTGCTGGCGGGAGGAGTACCAGCGGGCACGGCAGAAACAGATCCAGGAGGACTGGGCCCTGGCCGAAAA GTTGCAGAGGGAGGAGGAAGCGGCCTACGCTAGCAGTCATGGGTCTCAGTCACAGTCTCCAGCTCAGCCGTCTCAGTCTCAGCCCAGCCTCACACCTTTCTCCAAGTTTGAGGAGAAGAAGACCAATGAGAAAACTCGGAAAGTGACTACAGTGAAGAAGTTCTTCAGCCCGTCCTCTCGCACCGCACCTAAAAAAG AGAGCCACGAGGGAAAGTCACACAGTCCGTCCTTCACACGGCAGCCGAGCGTGGAGACCGACCGAGTGTCCagagactttgtggacttcctGAAGAACCTGCAGAAACCTGGGCGGGAAATCCACAAACAGAGCCGAGCGTTCATTGAGAGCATGGCCAACAAAAAG GACCTGGGTGCTGATGAGCTCTCGGAGTGTGTGCAGGACTTCTACCAAAACATGTCTGACCGGCTAATGTCCCATTTTAAAG GCTCTTCTGAAAAGGTGGAGCGGGTGATGGATCAGGTGGAGAAGTACATCATGACCCGCCTCTATAAGAGTGTGTTCTGTCCCGAGACGACGGACGATGAGAAGAAAGACCTGGCCACGCAGCACAGGATCCG GGCGTTACACTGGGTAACCATCCAGATGCTGTGTGTCCCTGTGGATGAGGAAATCCTGGAGGTGGCCGACAGCGTAGTGAAGGCTATTACAG ATATCATTGAGATGGACTCTAAACGTGTGCCCAGAGATAAGCTAGCTTGCATCACCAGCTGCAGCAAACACATCTTCAACGCCATTAAAGTCACTAAGAAAGAGCCGGCCTCAGCTGACGATTTCCTGCCCACCCTCATCTACATCGTACTGAAAGCCAACCCCCCCAGACTACAGTCCAACATCCAGTACATCACCCGCTTCTGCAACCCCAGCCGCCTGATGACCGGCGAGGATGGCTATTACTTCACTAACCTG TGCTGTGCGGTGGCATTTATTGAAAAGTTGGACGCCCAGTCTCTGAACCTGAGCCCAGAGGATTTTGAGCGCTACATGTCCGGCCAGGTGTCTCCGCGGAGACAAGACGACCCGGGCTCCTGGACGGACTCCGGCTCCAGCATCAATCCCTTGATCAGTCAGTTACACCACAACCTGGACGTGCTGTCGAGTCTGGAGAAGCGGCAGCAGCAGGTTGTGGACGGAGCGATGGCCCTGCAGACTGAACTGAACGAGTGGCAGGACAGCGTGGCTCGGGAAGTTCAGGAAATCTTGGAAAAATACCCGCTGGAGATCAAACCACGGGCTTCAGCCATAGACGCCGAAAACGTCGAGAACGACAGGCTTCCTCCACCGCTCCAGCCGCAGGTGTTCGCtggctag